The following proteins are encoded in a genomic region of Oryctolagus cuniculus chromosome 6, mOryCun1.1, whole genome shotgun sequence:
- the FAM200C gene encoding protein FAM200C, translated as MSKKRKWDDDYVRYWFTCTTEVDGTQRPQCVLCNSVFLNADLRPSKLSDHFNRQHGGVAGHDLSSLKHMPTASDQSETLKAFGVASHEDALLQASYQFAYLCAKEKNPHTVAEKLVKPCALEIAQIVLGPDAQKKLQQVPLSDDVIHSRIEEMSQDILEQVLEDIKASPLKVGIQLAETTDMDDCSQLMAFVRYIKEREILEEFLFCEPLQVTMKGTDVFNLFRDFFVQHEIALDVCGSVCTDGASSMLGGNSEFVACMKKEVPHIVITHCLLNPHTLVTKTLPTKLREALFTVVRVINFIKGRAPNHRLFQAFFEEIGIEYSVLLFHTEMRWLSRGQILTHIFEMYEEVNQFLHHQSSNLVDDFENKEFKIHLAYLADLFKHLNELSASMQRTGMNTVSAREKLSTFVRKFPFWQKRIEKRNFTNFPFLEEIITSDNEGVCIAAEITLHLQQLSSSFHGYFSIGNLDEASKWVLDPFLFNLDFVDDGYLMKNDLAELRASGQILMEFETMKLEDFWCAQFTVFPNLAKTALEILVPFATTYLCELGFSSLLHFKTKSRSCFNMSEDIRVAISKKVPRFSDIIEQKLQQKSL; from the coding sequence ATGTCAAAGAAACGCAAATGGGATGATGACTATGTTCGTTACTGGTTCACCTGTACAACAGAAGTTGACGGAACTCAACGCCCACAGTGTGTGTTGTGTAActcagtatttttaaatgctgacCTCAGACCATCAAAACTGTCAGACCATTTTAACAGACAGCATGGCGGTGTGGCTGGGCATGATCTGAGTAGCTTGAAGCATATGCCAACGGCATCTGATCAGAGTGAAACCTTGAAAGCATTTGGTGTTGCATCTCATGAGGATGCCTTATTGCAAGCATCATACCAGTTTGCATATTTGTGTGCCAAGGAGAAGAATCCTCATACAGTTGCTGAAAAGTTAGTGAAACCTTGTGCGCTAGAAATAGCACAAATAGTTTTGGGACCAGATGCACAAAAGAAGCTTCAGCAGGTACCCTTATCAGATGATGTGATCCATTCTAGAATTGAAGAAATGAGCCAAGATATCTTAGAGCAAGTTCTAGAAGATATCAAAGCCAGTCCTCTTAAAGTGGGTATTCAACTTGCTGAGACAACTGACATGGATGACTGCAGTCAGCTCATGGCATTTGTGCGATATATAAAGGAAAGAGAGATTTTAGAGGAATTCCTATTCTGTGAACCATTGCAGGTAACTATGAAAGGAACAGACGTGTTCAACCTCTTCAGAGACTTCTTTGTGCAGCATGAGATAGCACTTGATGTATGTGGCTCTGTTTGTACTGATGGTGCATCCTCTATGCTAGGAGGAAATTCAGAATTTGTTGCCTGTATGAAAAAAGAGGTACCTCATATTGTGATCACACATTGTTTGTTGAACCCTCATACGCTTGTCACAAAGACGTTGCCGACAAAACTGAGGGAAGCTCTGTTTACTGTGGTGAGAGTAATAAATTTTATCAAAGGACGAGCTCCAAATCATCGTCTGTTTCAGGCTTTTTTTGAAGAAATTGGTATAGAATATAGTGTCCTCCTTTTTCACACTGAAATGAGATGGCTTTCCAGAGGCCAGATACTAActcatatttttgaaatgtatgaagAAGTAAATCAGTTTCTTCACCACCAAAGCAGTAATTTAGTTgatgactttgaaaataaagagTTTAAAATTCACCTGGCATACCTTGCAGATTTATTCAAACACCTAAATGAACTTAGTGCATCTATGCAAAGAACAGGGATGAATACAGTGTCAGCTAGAGAGAAGTTATCTACTTTTGTTAGGAAATTTCCTTTCTGGCAAAAACGAATTGAGAAAAGAAATTTTACCAACTTTCCTTTTCTTGAAGAAATAATTACTTCAGATAACGAAGGTGTATGCATTGCAGCTGAAATAACACTGCATCTGCAGCAGCTGAGCAGTTCCTTCCATGGATATTTTTCTATTGGAAATCTCGATGAGGCAAGTAAATGGGTACTGGATCCATTTCTTTTTAACCTTGATTTTGTTGATGATGGCTATTTAATGAAAAATGATCTTGCCGAATTACGAGCTAGTGGCCAAATCCTAATGGAATTTGAGACAATGAAACTAGAGGATTTCTGGTGTGCTCAATTCACAGTGTTTCCAAACTTGGCAAAGACGGCTCTAGAAATCCTCGTGCCATTTGCAACTACCTACCTTTGTGAGTTGGGATTTTCAtcacttttacattttaaaacaaagtcaAGAAGTTGCTTTAATATGAGTGAAGACATACGTGTGGCTATTTCAAAAAAAGTTCCTCGTTTCTCAGACATCATTGAACAAAAGCTACAGCAGAAGTCATTATAA